The following coding sequences lie in one Burkholderia cepacia genomic window:
- a CDS encoding TOBE domain-containing protein, giving the protein MSITAINVRNQFKGKVKEIIRGSVVSEVDVETPFGIVTSVITTRSVDELELKVGAEVVALVKSTEVSIARL; this is encoded by the coding sequence ATGAGCATCACTGCAATCAACGTACGTAACCAGTTCAAGGGCAAGGTGAAGGAGATCATTCGCGGGTCCGTGGTCTCCGAGGTCGACGTGGAGACGCCGTTCGGCATCGTCACGTCGGTCATCACGACCCGCTCGGTCGACGAACTCGAACTGAAGGTCGGCGCGGAAGTCGTCGCGCTCGTGAAGTCCACTGAAGTGTCGATCGCGCGCCTCTGA
- a CDS encoding ATP-binding cassette domain-containing protein, protein MNATTSAAAYGPLAGADLEVELAQARVADGDARDAAILDRDGGASVVPLARRRAGSPAPDDAVTLSGVSKRFGARTVLDNVELGIARGSFVAIVGRSGCGKSTLLRLVAGLEHPSSGVLVTRGEGGGVLDTRIMYQDARLLPWKTVLQNVMLGLGRGARDQARAVLDEVGLLERANDWPAQLSGGQRQRVALARALVHRPQLLLLDEPLGALDALTRIEMHALIERLWREHRFTALLVTHDVQEAVALGDRILLIEQGRVALDQPVPLDRPRARASAAFAALEDRVLKRVLAGGPGAADQDTEHWADNVRPVGQIRWAV, encoded by the coding sequence ATGAATGCGACGACTTCGGCGGCCGCCTACGGCCCGCTCGCCGGCGCAGACCTCGAGGTCGAACTGGCGCAGGCACGCGTCGCGGACGGTGACGCGCGCGACGCGGCGATTCTCGATCGTGACGGCGGCGCATCGGTCGTGCCGCTCGCGCGGCGGCGCGCGGGCAGCCCGGCACCCGACGACGCAGTGACGCTGTCGGGCGTCAGCAAGCGCTTCGGCGCACGTACCGTGCTCGACAACGTCGAGCTCGGCATCGCACGCGGCAGCTTCGTCGCGATCGTCGGCCGCAGCGGCTGCGGGAAATCGACGCTGCTGCGTCTCGTCGCGGGACTCGAGCATCCGAGCAGCGGCGTGCTCGTGACGCGCGGCGAGGGCGGTGGCGTGCTCGATACGCGGATCATGTACCAGGATGCGCGCCTGTTGCCGTGGAAGACCGTGCTGCAGAACGTGATGCTGGGCCTCGGGCGCGGCGCGCGCGATCAGGCACGTGCGGTGCTCGATGAAGTCGGCCTGCTGGAACGCGCCAACGACTGGCCCGCGCAACTGTCGGGCGGCCAGCGGCAGCGCGTTGCACTGGCCCGCGCGCTCGTGCACCGGCCGCAACTGCTGTTGCTCGACGAGCCGCTCGGCGCGCTCGACGCGCTCACCCGCATCGAGATGCATGCGCTGATCGAGCGGCTGTGGCGCGAGCATCGATTCACCGCGCTGCTCGTCACGCACGATGTGCAGGAGGCCGTCGCGCTCGGCGACCGCATCCTGCTGATCGAGCAGGGGCGTGTGGCGCTCGATCAGCCCGTGCCGCTCGACCGGCCTCGTGCCCGCGCATCGGCGGCGTTTGCCGCGCTCGAGGATCGCGTGCTGAAGCGCGTGCTCGCCGGCGGGCCTGGCGCGGCCGATCAGGACACGGAGCATTGGGCAGACAACGTTCGACCGGTCGGGCAGATCCGCTGGGCCGTTTAA
- the dusA gene encoding tRNA dihydrouridine(20/20a) synthase DusA, with protein sequence MLDWTDRHCRSFHRTLTRNTWLYTEMITTGALLFGDAQRHLAFTPSESPIALQLGGSERDDLARAAKLGEQWGYDEINLNCGCPSERVQRGAFGACLMNEPQLVADGVKAMRDAVSVPVTVKHRIGVDAVEDYAFVRDFVGTVAEAGCETFVVHARNAILKGLSPKENREIPPLKYDYAYQLKRDFPSLEIVINGGITTLDEVAQHLEHVDGVMLGREAYHNPFVLAEVDTRFYGSTAAVPTREEAEAQLIEYCAAELKRGTYLGAIVRHALGLYRGMPGARGWRRVLSDNKKLARADLAVFDEARAHLNEAEEIFEKKALQDSKDFV encoded by the coding sequence ATGCTCGACTGGACCGACCGTCATTGCCGGTCGTTCCACCGTACGCTGACGCGCAACACGTGGCTGTATACGGAGATGATCACGACGGGCGCGCTGCTGTTCGGCGATGCCCAGCGGCATCTCGCGTTCACGCCGAGCGAATCGCCGATCGCGCTGCAACTGGGCGGCAGCGAGCGTGACGATCTCGCGCGCGCCGCGAAGCTCGGCGAACAGTGGGGCTACGACGAAATCAACCTGAATTGTGGATGCCCATCCGAGCGCGTGCAGCGCGGTGCGTTCGGCGCGTGCCTGATGAACGAGCCGCAGCTCGTCGCCGACGGCGTGAAGGCGATGCGCGATGCGGTGTCGGTGCCGGTCACGGTCAAGCACCGAATCGGCGTCGACGCGGTCGAGGACTACGCGTTCGTGCGAGACTTCGTCGGCACGGTGGCCGAGGCCGGTTGCGAAACGTTCGTCGTGCATGCGCGCAACGCGATCCTGAAGGGGTTGTCGCCGAAGGAGAATCGCGAGATCCCGCCGCTCAAGTACGACTATGCGTATCAGTTGAAGCGCGATTTTCCGTCGCTGGAGATCGTCATCAACGGCGGCATCACGACGCTCGATGAAGTCGCGCAGCATCTGGAACACGTCGACGGCGTGATGCTGGGGCGCGAGGCATATCACAACCCGTTTGTGCTGGCCGAAGTCGATACGCGCTTCTACGGATCGACCGCCGCGGTGCCGACGCGCGAAGAAGCCGAAGCGCAGCTGATCGAATATTGCGCGGCCGAACTGAAGCGCGGAACCTATCTCGGCGCGATCGTGCGGCATGCGCTCGGGCTGTATCGCGGCATGCCGGGCGCGCGTGGCTGGCGTCGCGTGCTGTCCGATAACAAGAAGCTCGCGCGGGCCGATCTGGCCGTGTTCGACGAGGCGCGCGCGCACCTGAACGAAGCCGAAGAAATTTTTGAAAAAAAGGCTTTGCAAGATTCAAAAGACTTCGTATAA